One genomic region from Candidatus Caldarchaeum subterraneum encodes:
- a CDS encoding F420-dependent N5,N10-methenyltetrahydromethanopterin reductase: MFSVALEGDKDFETCLAVAKTIDGNHFYSLHFYEHLPWRPAWSLSTAVAPYLKRLRVGPVTVPANLYSPAVNARFLAHLNTLAPGAVLGVSRGAYMGEKRAKISEVVEKVKMIVDEYSRISWRSSSEPEVYVGTSGPKLARAAASLDYVKGIVVDNLANPRYAQYLRNIIDETGRKDLQLIARPFTSIGEDMDKLLEALWSYVPELVGDSPMLAAAGINYRDLLAHEPGVEEKMIENLALGGDVDTIVEKAAQLIRAGVSHICFGHPLGENPVKAVKMLRERVVPVLVEEFG, from the coding sequence TTGTTCAGCGTGGCTCTCGAGGGAGACAAGGATTTTGAGACATGCCTCGCCGTCGCCAAAACCATAGACGGCAACCATTTCTATTCTCTACATTTTTATGAGCATCTTCCATGGCGGCCTGCTTGGAGCCTCTCCACAGCGGTCGCACCATATCTCAAACGCCTCCGTGTGGGTCCTGTCACCGTCCCCGCCAACCTCTACAGCCCAGCGGTCAACGCACGTTTTCTCGCCCACCTAAACACCTTGGCCCCGGGAGCCGTTCTCGGTGTCTCGAGGGGAGCCTACATGGGTGAGAAACGTGCCAAGATAAGCGAAGTGGTTGAGAAAGTGAAAATGATAGTCGATGAATACAGTCGAATAAGTTGGAGGAGTTCCTCGGAGCCTGAGGTCTATGTTGGGACAAGTGGGCCAAAGCTGGCCCGGGCCGCTGCCTCGCTTGATTATGTGAAGGGCATAGTGGTGGACAACCTCGCCAATCCACGCTACGCACAGTATCTCCGAAACATCATCGACGAAACAGGCAGAAAAGACCTCCAGCTCATAGCGAGGCCCTTCACCTCCATAGGCGAGGACATGGACAAGCTGCTCGAAGCTCTGTGGAGCTATGTTCCCGAGCTGGTCGGCGATTCTCCGATGCTGGCCGCCGCAGGCATAAACTATAGAGACCTACTGGCCCATGAACCCGGCGTGGAGGAGAAGATGATTGAGAATCTGGCGTTGGGCGGTGATGTCGACACTATCGTGGAGAAGGCGGCGCAGCTCATACGGGCCGGGGTTTCGCATATCTGCTTCGGCCACCCGCTTGGAGAAAACCCTGTGAAGGCTGTGAAGATGTTGAGGGAGAGGGTTGTGCCGGTTTTGGTCGAGGAGTTTGGCTAA